The following are encoded together in the Deltaproteobacteria bacterium genome:
- a CDS encoding MBL fold metallo-hydrolase: MTLIRRMCVVTIVLALAACAEPKAPPAPAAPTTDATDWTPRVIKVHERVYCAFGYALANSIMVVVDGGKVIVDTTESAEAARTIRAEFDRIAPGPVLAVIYTHTHPDHILGASVFRDAGQDIWAGSKGPEMLSEQFASLSTTLRRRGSRQFGEGLAPGRVAGNAIGPRLRADDGAVPPLLYPTKTFAGTHRMDIGGVTFELVEAPGETHDQIFVWLPDLRVLLPGDNIYRAFPNLYALRGVQPRPVREWIGSLDLMRERKPEALVPSHTEPITGALRVMETLTAYRDAIAWVHDSVIRMANEGNSPDEMAAEIRLPEHLRDHPYLQETYGTVEWSVRGVYVRYFGWFDDNPANIHPLHPAETSRRTIDLMGGRDAVTKAARAALEAGEAQWAAQLATHLMNADPADTSARAIAADAFEELGARETNMNARGYYLVSAAQLRGDWKGPGKPQIDARTLADVPIDVLLSTFPERLDPATTGELVKSIAFRFSDSGKSFTLMIRNGVGELRAGVDGPTGLAFDATEADFKAFLSGELGPAQALASGRLRFTGSLTELIAFSSYLIKP, from the coding sequence ATGACATTGATCCGGCGAATGTGCGTGGTTACGATCGTGCTGGCGCTTGCAGCCTGCGCCGAACCCAAGGCTCCGCCCGCGCCCGCCGCACCCACGACCGACGCGACGGACTGGACGCCGCGCGTCATCAAGGTTCACGAGCGCGTTTATTGCGCGTTCGGGTACGCGCTCGCGAATTCGATCATGGTCGTCGTGGACGGCGGCAAGGTCATCGTCGATACGACTGAGAGCGCCGAGGCCGCGCGAACGATCCGAGCCGAGTTCGACCGCATCGCGCCCGGGCCCGTGCTCGCGGTGATCTACACGCACACGCATCCCGACCACATTCTCGGCGCGAGCGTCTTTCGCGACGCGGGTCAGGACATCTGGGCCGGATCGAAAGGCCCGGAGATGCTGAGCGAACAATTCGCGTCACTCTCGACCACGCTGCGTCGGCGGGGTTCGCGGCAGTTCGGCGAGGGGCTCGCGCCGGGGCGCGTCGCCGGCAACGCGATCGGCCCGCGTCTGCGCGCGGACGACGGCGCGGTGCCGCCGCTGCTGTATCCCACGAAGACCTTCGCGGGCACGCACCGCATGGATATCGGCGGGGTGACCTTCGAACTCGTCGAAGCGCCCGGCGAGACGCACGACCAGATCTTCGTGTGGCTGCCTGACCTTCGCGTGCTGCTGCCCGGCGACAACATCTATCGCGCGTTTCCCAATCTCTACGCGCTGCGCGGCGTGCAACCGCGGCCGGTTCGCGAGTGGATCGGCTCGCTCGATCTGATGCGCGAGCGAAAGCCCGAGGCGCTCGTGCCTTCGCACACCGAGCCGATCACCGGCGCCCTGCGCGTGATGGAGACGCTGACGGCGTATCGCGACGCGATCGCGTGGGTTCACGACTCGGTGATCCGCATGGCGAACGAGGGCAATTCGCCCGACGAGATGGCGGCGGAAATCCGCCTGCCCGAGCACCTGCGCGATCATCCGTACCTGCAAGAGACCTACGGCACGGTGGAGTGGTCGGTGCGCGGCGTTTACGTGCGTTATTTCGGCTGGTTCGACGACAACCCCGCGAACATCCATCCGCTGCATCCCGCCGAGACTTCGAGGCGTACCATCGACCTGATGGGAGGCCGCGACGCGGTGACGAAGGCGGCGCGCGCGGCGCTCGAAGCCGGTGAAGCGCAGTGGGCGGCGCAGCTCGCGACGCATCTGATGAACGCCGATCCGGCTGACACTTCCGCCCGGGCCATCGCGGCGGACGCGTTCGAGGAGCTCGGCGCGCGCGAGACGAACATGAACGCGCGCGGGTACTATCTCGTCAGCGCGGCGCAGCTTCGCGGCGATTGGAAGGGGCCGGGTAAGCCGCAAATCGACGCGCGCACGCTCGCGGATGTTCCCATCGACGTACTGCTCTCCACGTTTCCCGAGCGTCTCGATCCGGCGACCACCGGCGAACTCGTGAAGTCCATCGCGTTTCGGTTCTCGGACAGCGGCAAGTCGTTCACGCTGATGATCCGCAACGGCGTCGGTGAGTTGCGCGCGGGGGTGGACGGTCCCACCGGCCTCGCTTTCGACGCGACGGAGGCCGACTTCAAGGCGTTTTTGTCGGGCGAGCTCGGTCCCGCGCAGGCGCTGGCGTCGGGGCGACTGCGTTTCACGGGTTCGCTCACGGAACTGATCGCGTTTTCGTCGTATCTCATCAAGCCCTAG